The DNA window CATCTTGCTCCTCCATATACTCTCACAAGTCTATCCCCATGAAAGAAAACCAAATAACAtcaaaaaaacaacaaacaatgaTCATGAACAAGCTCATATTATCATGtattttcttcatctttctcTTGTACTTGATACTAAGAGCAAACTCCCCATCTTTCAAGCTAAAAAACTTATCAATAAACTCATGCAACAAGATTCCACCATCTCTAGCTGAATCATTTCTCCACTATGCCACTACCAATAGAACAATGCAACAAAAACACGACGAAATATCAGTAACACTTAAGGTCCTTGAGAAGAAATCACCATGCAATTTCTTAGTCTTTGGACTTGGATTTGATAGCTTAATGTGGAGTTCATTCAACCATAATGGACGAACCGTCTTCATCGAAGAAAGTAATGATTGGATCCACAAAATTACTAAAGAAGTACCTTCACTAGAAGCTTACCAATACACTTACGAAACTAGACTTGATCAAGCTCCTGAGCTTCTAAGTATTGGTAAAAGAGAAGATTCTTGCAAAAAAAACTTAGGTGATCCAAGAAATTCTAAGTGTCCACTTGCCCTAACAAATATGCCAAAAGAAGTGTATGAAATTGAATGGGATTTAATCATGATTGATGCACCAACAGGTTCATTTTATGATTTACCAGGGAGGATGAAAGTGATATATACTGTTGGACTATTGGCTAGGAATAGAGAAAATGGAGAAACTGATGTGTTTGTGCATGATTGTAAAAGGTATGTTGAAGATAAATTCTCTAGGAATTTTCTTTGTGAGGGATATATTAGGGGACAAGTTAGAAATCTTAGGCACTTCACTATCCCAAGTTATAGAAGTGGTTTGATTGAGTCGTTTTGTCCTTAAGTCCCAGTCTTGTCACACTGTTACTATTTTTTTGAGTACGTGTTCTATAATCTTTCAATTATCATATAGCTTTACATTTACACGAAAGAGGATTTGTCCTTGTTGAAAGCCAAGAATGCGTgtatttagtttatttttccttttatttgatCTATACTTGAAAGATGTTGTGTGTATGAAAAATTTTCTGGATTGCTTAAGGATTACAAATGGTTGATCGAAAGATCAATATGATATCGATACATTGAACATCGAATTCTCAGGAGATGAAAGTATTATTACTGTTcaactttaaataaattagaCATACGAACAAATTAGGAGAATTCTGAAGGTTTTATTATCttataaatttcaataaataaatcGAAGAATCTTAATAAATCAATTGATTGATTATCTAAATTTCGAGATGTTTATAGTATGTGTTCGAACAATTTGTGGTGTTTAATCGAAGAACCGTGAGGTTAGAGGACTGATTTTACAAATGTACAAAGTAAAGGCgtcaatttgtatatattaaacT is part of the Solanum stenotomum isolate F172 chromosome 8, ASM1918654v1, whole genome shotgun sequence genome and encodes:
- the LOC125874540 gene encoding glucuronoxylan 4-O-methyltransferase 3-like, whose protein sequence is MKENQITSKKQQTMIMNKLILSCIFFIFLLYLILRANSPSFKLKNLSINSCNKIPPSLAESFLHYATTNRTMQQKHDEISVTLKVLEKKSPCNFLVFGLGFDSLMWSSFNHNGRTVFIEESNDWIHKITKEVPSLEAYQYTYETRLDQAPELLSIGKREDSCKKNLGDPRNSKCPLALTNMPKEVYEIEWDLIMIDAPTGSFYDLPGRMKVIYTVGLLARNRENGETDVFVHDCKRYVEDKFSRNFLCEGYIRGQVRNLRHFTIPSYRSGLIESFCP